In a single window of the Zonotrichia leucophrys gambelii isolate GWCS_2022_RI chromosome 2, RI_Zleu_2.0, whole genome shotgun sequence genome:
- the PTGR3 gene encoding prostaglandin reductase 3: MSFSAKSGASLSSRAARWWWRQQPSCAAAAPAWSFGGSWSRPILDMSYSRQFLDFQGSSIPSSMKKLVVTKLSQNFREAVTLQQDSPVPLPGDGDLLVRNRFVGINASDINYSAGRYDASVKPPFDIGFEGVGEVVALGLSASADYSVGQAVAYVKAGSFAEYTVVPARQAVPLPSVKPEFLTLMVSGATAYLSLKELGDLSEGQKVLVTAAAGGTGQFAVQLAKKANCHVIGTCSSDEKGGFLKSIGCDRTINYKTENVESVLRKDYPEGVDVVYESVGGKMFDLALNALAIKGRLIVIGFIAGYQNPTGLQPVKAELLPAKLLKKSASVRGFFLNHYLSDYKMALQHLLKMYERGDLVCEVDFGDMSPEGKFTGLESVFRAVDYMYMGKNIGKIVVELPHSVNSKL; the protein is encoded by the exons ATGAGTTTTAGCGCGAAAAGCGGCGCTTCGCTGAGCTCCCGGGCAGCGCGGTGGTGGTGGCGGCAGCAGCCGTCCTGCGCCgcggcagctcctgcctggtcCTTCGGCGGCAGCTGGTCGCGGCCCATCCTGGACATGTCCTACTCCCGTCAGTTTCTGGATTTCCAGGGCTCgtccatccccagctccatgAAGAAGCTGGTGGTGACGAAGCTGAGCCAAAACTTCAGGGAAGCGGTCACCCTGCAGCAGGACTCGCCCGTGCCACTCCCGGGAGACGGAGACCTCCTGGTCAGGAACAG aTTTGTCGGCATCAATGCATCTGATATAAACTACTCAGCTGGTCGATATGACGCCTCAGTTAAACCCCCCTTTGATATAGGCTTTGAAGGTGTCGGTGAAGTGGTAGCGTTAGGACTCAGTGCTAGTGCAGATTACTCCGTGGGTCAGGCTGTGGCCTACGTGAAAGCAGGTTCCTTTGCTGAGTACACAGTTGTGCCAGCCAGACAAGCAGTCCCTCTACCCTCAGTGAAACCCGAGTTCCTCACTTTAATGGTAAGTGGCGCAACTGCATACCTCAGTTTGAAAGAGCTGGGAGACCTGTCTGAAGGCCAGAAGGttctggtgacagcagcagctggaggaacGGGCCAGTTCGCTGTGCAGCTTGCAAAGAAGGCAAACTGCCATGTAATCGGAACCTGCTCCAGTGATGAAAAGGGTGGCTTTCTGAAATCTATTGGCTGTGACCGTACCATCAActacaaaactgaaaatgtcGAATCTGTGCTTAGGAAGGACTACCCCGAAGGTGTGGATGTGGTGTATGAATCTGTTGGAGGAAAGATGTTTGACTTGGCTCTCAATGCCTTGGCTATCAAAGGGCGCCTGATAGTTATTGGGTTTATCGCTGGCTACCAAAACCCCACTGGCCTCCAGCCCGTTAAAGCAGAGTTATTGCCAGCAAAACTATTGAAGAAGTCTGCTAGCGTCCGGGGTTTCTTCTTGAACCATTACCTTTCTGACTACAAAATGGCTCTGCAGCATTTGCTCAAGATGTATGAAAGAGGAGACCTGGTTTGCGAGGTGGACTTTGGAGACATGTCTCCTGAGGGCAAGTTCACTGGCTTGGAATCTGTATTCCGTGCTGTAGATTACATGTACATGGGAAAAAACATTGGAAAAATTGTAGTTGAATTACCTCACTCTGTCAACAGTAAGCTGTAA